The following proteins are encoded in a genomic region of Candidatus Methylomirabilis lanthanidiphila:
- a CDS encoding nucleoside phosphorylase: MTTARPTRPSKISSAPFAVFVPTRAEMKPITTALQSTRQSASRSDSMIRIAVGDRVLLLARTGVGPDHAEAAARRLFEETPIAAAVSLGVAGGLSPQAQTGDLIVGDRVILRRSSGQVLDREKGVRLESFPCDSRLQDTATTVLRRWGSRHHLGPILTVDRIVLTEEKHRLAVESGAIALDMESAAIASAASARSIPFLAVRGVLDTVDEDLAMGFDQFLDGRGEPQPLLLIRYLIGHPFTVPHMVGLGLRTKAVCARLGRLLQELSTSLS; this comes from the coding sequence ATGACAACGGCGCGCCCTACTCGGCCCAGCAAGATCAGTAGCGCGCCGTTCGCCGTCTTTGTACCGACGCGGGCAGAGATGAAGCCGATTACCACCGCCTTACAGTCGACCCGCCAATCGGCATCTCGATCGGACTCAATGATCCGAATTGCGGTCGGGGATCGCGTTCTCCTGCTTGCCAGAACCGGGGTGGGGCCGGACCATGCCGAAGCTGCTGCCCGCCGCCTTTTTGAAGAGACGCCCATTGCCGCGGCCGTGTCGCTCGGTGTCGCAGGCGGGCTGAGCCCTCAGGCACAGACAGGGGATCTGATTGTGGGAGACCGGGTGATCCTTCGACGGAGCTCAGGACAGGTCCTGGACAGAGAAAAGGGTGTGAGGCTGGAAAGCTTCCCATGCGATTCGCGCCTGCAGGACACGGCTACGACCGTTCTCCGACGATGGGGTAGTCGGCACCACCTCGGTCCGATCCTCACCGTCGACCGCATCGTGCTGACGGAGGAAAAACACCGACTGGCGGTGGAATCCGGCGCCATAGCCTTGGATATGGAGAGCGCGGCCATCGCGTCCGCGGCCTCGGCCCGTTCGATCCCATTCCTGGCCGTCCGTGGCGTCCTCGACACCGTCGATGAAGATCTCGCAATGGGCTTCGATCAGTTTCTGGACGGGCGCGGGGAGCCGCAGCCCCTCCTGCTGATCCGATACCTGATCGGGCATCCGTTCACCGTTCCGCACATGGTCGGACTGGGCCTTCGGACGAAGGCGGTCTGCGCTCGCCTCGGTCGGCTGCTCCAGGAACTCTCGACCAGCCTGAGCTGA
- a CDS encoding hemolysin secretion protein D, with protein sequence MASPDLSKLSIDRTAAGAPRVRRRLWPWAVGLALLAAAAILGVSGGLGGPVTVETASVTTAYPSQAVTALNATGYVVAQRKAAVASKATGRLEWLGVMEGSRVRKDEVIARLESRDVAAAREQAAANVQVATANLEQAQAELRDADRNLARWRELSRDKLISELELDTAVARADKARAAMRSSEAAVAVARANLRAADVSFDQTLIRAPFDGVVLTKNANVGDNITPFSSAVDTRGAVVTIADMSTLEVEADVAESSLGRIKVGQPCEIQLDAVPDTRFAGVVNRIVPTVDRAKATVMVKIGFIDRDQRVLPDMSAKVAFLEREVAETDRKPVTAVPRQAVVERDGAKVVFVVKEGRAVRTRIETGRALGDLIEVRGIQTGEKIVLTPLDRVADGTRVKTDRK encoded by the coding sequence ATGGCAAGTCCTGATCTCTCGAAGCTGAGCATCGACCGGACTGCGGCCGGCGCGCCGCGCGTACGGCGACGGCTGTGGCCGTGGGCGGTGGGTCTCGCCCTGCTGGCCGCCGCCGCAATACTCGGAGTCTCCGGCGGGCTCGGCGGTCCCGTAACGGTAGAAACTGCCTCGGTCACGACCGCCTATCCGTCGCAGGCGGTGACCGCGCTGAACGCTACCGGGTACGTCGTCGCGCAGCGGAAGGCTGCGGTGGCGTCGAAGGCGACGGGACGCCTCGAATGGCTCGGCGTCATGGAAGGCAGCCGCGTCAGGAAGGACGAGGTCATCGCGCGGCTCGAGAGCCGCGACGTCGCGGCGGCCCGCGAGCAGGCGGCGGCGAACGTCCAGGTCGCCACGGCGAACCTCGAGCAGGCGCAGGCCGAGCTGCGCGACGCCGACCGCAACTTGGCGCGCTGGCGCGAGCTGTCGCGGGACAAGCTTATCAGCGAATTGGAGCTCGACACCGCGGTGGCGCGGGCCGACAAGGCGCGCGCCGCAATGCGGTCAAGCGAGGCCGCCGTCGCGGTGGCGCGGGCCAATCTGAGGGCAGCGGACGTCTCGTTTGATCAGACATTGATCCGCGCGCCGTTCGACGGGGTGGTGCTTACCAAGAACGCAAACGTCGGCGACAACATCACCCCGTTCTCGAGCGCCGTCGACACCAGGGGCGCGGTCGTGACCATCGCCGACATGTCGACACTCGAGGTGGAGGCCGATGTGGCAGAGTCATCGTTGGGTCGGATCAAGGTCGGCCAGCCGTGTGAGATCCAGCTCGATGCCGTACCAGACACACGGTTTGCCGGCGTCGTGAACCGGATCGTGCCGACCGTCGACCGCGCGAAGGCGACCGTGATGGTCAAGATCGGGTTTATAGACCGCGATCAGCGCGTGCTGCCGGACATGAGCGCCAAGGTCGCGTTCCTTGAACGCGAGGTTGCGGAGACCGATCGAAAGCCGGTCACCGCCGTCCCGAGGCAGGCGGTCGTCGAACGTGACGGCGCGAAGGTCGTCTTCGTCGTGAAAGAGGGCAGGGCCGTCCGCACCAGGATCGAGACCGGCCGCGCACTCGGCGACCTCATAGAGGTCAGAGGCATCCAGACAGGGGAGAAGATCGTCCTCACGCCCCTCGACAGGGTCGCAGACGGGACGCGCGTCAAGACGGACCGAAAGTGA
- a CDS encoding ABC transporter ATP-binding protein — MDETPAPPPLISIRNLVKSYRRGGQIVPVLADITLDVRKGDFLGLMGPSGSGKSTLLNLIAGIDKPDAGEILFDGVDITRLSETELADWRAGTVGFIFQFYNLIPVLTAFENVELPLTLTRLTRRERREHVEAAIELVGLSDRMTHYPSELSGGQQQRVAIARAIIADPRLIVADEPTGDLDRHSAEEVLTLMDRLNTDLGKTIVMVTHDRRAADQAHAIMYLDKGELSTAADVHERSLR, encoded by the coding sequence GTGGATGAAACCCCTGCTCCGCCACCGCTGATCAGTATCCGCAACCTCGTAAAGTCCTACCGGCGAGGCGGGCAGATTGTGCCGGTACTGGCCGATATTACCCTCGACGTGCGTAAGGGTGACTTCCTCGGCCTGATGGGCCCGTCGGGATCGGGCAAGTCGACGCTCCTGAACCTGATCGCCGGTATCGATAAGCCGGACGCCGGAGAGATCCTCTTCGACGGCGTCGATATCACCCGGCTGTCGGAGACCGAGCTTGCCGACTGGCGCGCGGGGACGGTCGGTTTTATCTTCCAGTTCTACAACCTGATTCCGGTCCTGACGGCCTTCGAGAATGTCGAGCTGCCGCTCACACTGACGCGCCTGACCCGCCGCGAGCGGCGCGAGCATGTAGAGGCGGCGATCGAGCTCGTCGGTCTATCCGATCGTATGACGCACTACCCGTCTGAACTCTCCGGCGGGCAGCAACAGCGTGTCGCCATCGCGCGCGCGATCATCGCCGACCCGCGGCTGATCGTGGCCGACGAGCCGACCGGCGATCTCGATCGCCACTCGGCCGAGGAGGTGCTGACGCTTATGGATCGCCTGAACACCGATCTCGGCAAGACGATTGTGATGGTCACGCACGATCGACGCGCTGCCGACCAGGCCCATGCGATCATGTACCTCGACAAGGGCGAGCTGTCGACGGCGGCCGATGTGCACGAGCGGTCGCTGAGGTAA
- a CDS encoding ABC transporter ATP-binding protein — MQFLKLVLRNALRHRLRTALTLLGLVVAILSFGLLQTVVDAWYAGAAGAAPTRLVTRNAVSLIFHLPLSYRDQIRAVDGVRAVSYATWFAGIYQDPKNFFPQFAIEPRTYFAMYPEYLVTPQEFTALLRDRKGAVIGRKIADTYHLKIGDALPLRGTIYPGTWEFTVRAIYDGIDTKTDTSQMFFHWEYLNETMKKRPGRQTDQVGVYLVDVTDIDRVAEVSRAIDAVFKNSLAETLTETERAFQIGFVKQTEALVIAIRIVSYVVIVIILAVMANTMAMTARERLSEYATLKVLGFSPLYVAALIVGESVAIAAIGAAIGIALTFPVSDWFAATVGTLFPVFEVSGETVALQIVCALGVGMIAAAVPGRRVATMKIVEGLRAIG; from the coding sequence GTGCAGTTCCTCAAGCTTGTCCTCCGCAACGCGCTGCGCCACAGGCTGCGTACCGCGCTCACGCTGCTCGGACTGGTGGTGGCGATCCTGTCGTTCGGGCTGTTGCAGACGGTCGTGGACGCCTGGTACGCCGGCGCGGCGGGCGCGGCCCCGACGCGGCTTGTGACGCGCAACGCGGTCTCGCTGATCTTTCACCTGCCGCTCAGCTATCGCGACCAGATCCGAGCCGTCGACGGCGTACGCGCCGTATCGTACGCGACGTGGTTCGCCGGCATCTACCAGGATCCCAAAAACTTCTTCCCGCAGTTCGCCATCGAGCCGCGCACCTATTTCGCCATGTACCCCGAATACCTCGTCACGCCGCAAGAGTTTACGGCCTTGCTGCGCGACCGCAAGGGCGCCGTCATCGGCCGCAAGATCGCCGACACCTATCATCTCAAGATCGGGGACGCACTGCCGCTGCGCGGGACGATCTATCCGGGCACCTGGGAGTTTACGGTACGCGCCATCTATGACGGCATCGACACAAAGACCGATACCTCGCAGATGTTCTTTCACTGGGAGTACCTCAACGAGACCATGAAAAAGCGCCCCGGCCGCCAGACCGACCAGGTCGGCGTCTATCTGGTCGACGTCACCGACATCGACCGTGTGGCCGAGGTAAGCCGCGCGATCGATGCCGTGTTTAAAAACTCGCTTGCCGAGACGCTGACCGAAACCGAGCGCGCGTTCCAGATCGGCTTCGTCAAGCAAACGGAGGCGCTGGTCATCGCGATCAGGATCGTCTCCTACGTGGTGATCGTGATCATCCTCGCGGTCATGGCGAACACGATGGCGATGACCGCCCGCGAGCGGCTCTCCGAGTATGCGACGCTCAAGGTCCTCGGCTTCTCGCCCCTCTACGTCGCGGCGCTCATCGTCGGCGAGTCGGTCGCGATCGCCGCGATCGGCGCGGCGATCGGTATCGCGCTGACGTTCCCGGTCAGCGACTGGTTCGCCGCGACGGTGGGGACGCTCTTTCCGGTCTTTGAGGTGAGCGGCGAGACCGTCGCGCTGCAGATCGTGTGCGCGCTCGGCGTCGGGATGATTGCGGCGGCCGTACCAGGGCGGCGGGTAGCCACAATGAAGATCGTGGAAGGGCTACGCGCGATCGGGTGA
- a CDS encoding multidrug ABC transporter permease, whose amino-acid sequence MPIPVSYSVRNLWARKYTTALTAGGMALVVFVFAAVMMLDAGLKQTLIATGQPNNILVTRRSSGTEIQSMVARAQAAIIESQPEIAVGPDGARMASKEVVVLITQPKRGTGVPTNVTVRGVGAQGLALRPQVQVTSGRMFRLGSTEITVGGSIAERFDGTGIGERLRFGGRDWTVVGVFDAGGSAFDSEVWGDGEQMIQAFRRTAFSSVAARLTDPSQFDALKQRLESDPRLTLDVKRERTFYEEQSQVMSNFISYLGMTLSVIFSIGAMIGAMITMYAAVATRTSEIGALRALGFRRGSVLVAFLAEALFLGLVGWVVGLACASAMQLVQISTMNWQSFSELAFRFTLTSEIVGKSLVFALAMGLAGGFLPAVRAARLKIVDALRAV is encoded by the coding sequence ATGCCGATTCCCGTCTCGTACAGTGTGCGCAACCTGTGGGCTCGAAAGTATACCACCGCGCTGACCGCGGGCGGGATGGCGCTTGTCGTCTTTGTCTTCGCCGCCGTGATGATGCTCGACGCCGGACTCAAGCAGACGCTCATCGCAACCGGACAGCCGAACAACATTCTCGTGACGCGTCGCTCCTCCGGCACCGAGATCCAGAGCATGGTCGCCCGCGCGCAGGCGGCGATCATAGAGAGCCAGCCCGAGATTGCCGTCGGCCCGGACGGGGCGCGGATGGCGTCGAAAGAGGTAGTCGTGCTCATCACGCAGCCGAAGCGCGGAACCGGCGTCCCGACCAATGTCACCGTACGCGGCGTGGGGGCGCAGGGTCTCGCCCTGCGCCCCCAGGTTCAGGTCACCTCCGGACGGATGTTTCGACTCGGCAGCACCGAGATTACGGTAGGTGGGAGTATTGCCGAGCGCTTCGACGGCACAGGCATCGGCGAACGGCTTCGCTTCGGCGGCCGCGACTGGACGGTGGTCGGCGTATTCGACGCCGGCGGATCGGCGTTCGACTCCGAGGTATGGGGCGACGGAGAGCAGATGATTCAGGCGTTCCGACGGACGGCGTTCTCGTCGGTCGCCGCGCGCCTCACCGACCCGTCGCAGTTCGACGCGCTGAAGCAGCGCCTCGAGTCCGACCCGCGGCTCACGCTCGACGTCAAGCGCGAGCGCACCTTCTATGAGGAGCAGTCGCAGGTCATGTCGAACTTCATCAGCTACCTCGGGATGACCCTTTCAGTCATCTTCTCGATCGGTGCCATGATCGGCGCGATGATTACCATGTACGCCGCGGTGGCGACCCGCACGTCTGAGATCGGCGCGTTGCGCGCGCTTGGGTTTCGGCGCGGCTCAGTCCTGGTGGCATTCCTCGCCGAGGCGCTCTTTCTCGGACTCGTCGGCTGGGTGGTAGGGCTGGCATGCGCGTCAGCAATGCAACTCGTCCAGATCTCGACAATGAACTGGCAGTCGTTCTCGGAGCTGGCCTTCCGGTTTACGCTCACATCGGAGATCGTTGGAAAGTCGCTGGTGTTCGCGCTCGCGATGGGGCTGGCCGGCGGGTTTCTACCTGCGGTGCGCGCCGCGCGTCTGAAGATCGTCGACGCGCTACGGGCGGTGTAG
- a CDS encoding Histidine kinase — protein MEQSSPSPAPATPLRLLLVEDSAVDAELVLRALARGGYDVTSVRVETEEQMRAELARVEWDVIIADYHLPTFDGMAALKLLQSSGKAIPFILISGTGSEETTIEVVRAGARDYVRKDRPDRLVAAVRRELDAVRVQRIQPVSGVPAAPRLWRRIGIASRLLVGFIVATFLLTALGLWHAVVYRRVTERAVTAEAEQIARYLSISIAQLDEKSGTPDVAFDRPTVLQELVEDWTRLHKRDIEIVDAQKRIVAGVITKDIGTMFTHDTSNEVALTIRDGRARAFIEKSADYPAGIRQMVVSIRAGNGKIVGALLFDYTTLYQSEMRESAAHARWFMSAGLLMLAAIAGIGWVTARSVTKPLHHLRAAANRLGRQELDAPISIDRADEVGELAAAFEGMRVNLVAALHARANLERTLAGSNRALRRLVNTAPIAGMVFNFDGVVRMWSRDAERLYGWGEEEVLNRPVPGIPPDKRDEFEALCKRVTGGEVITGYDTTRLKKDGTLMDVALSCAPWVDSRGDMTGVLSIAIDNTDRKRAAADLAAAHTELAHVYETTKDLASRWEALFTLSRLLNRSLKLDEVFETFARAVESYVPYDRLGVILLEGDQLTVAYSVAHPPLVSHQGQSWLRASDTAVEWMLTHGEPRIVRDLGIEIGFRDEIFLAQEGVRSALGLPLIVGGEVLGVFFLDSLTTGTYASRDMERLLPLADQVAIVIEHSRLWSSVHHQAEELAREVEERTRAETALRAANAEITASMRALEHRATELYLLREMTDLVQSSIDADEAYDVVQRYLARLFPRKTGALYLALPSLNMLEKRSTWGERAAHLTPVFAPEDCWALRRGSVHQVRADRGDALCRHTPAAEGAERLCIPLLAHGEALGILHFCRCGGDDTSVAEQAFVTMAETVASSLSLSIGNLRLREALREQSIRDALTGLFNRRYLDETLPREILRARRAGSTLGVIMLDIDHFKQLNDTRGHDAGDAVLSALGRFLQNHVRGDDIACRYGGEEFTLILPGASPDMVRERAEQLRVGAQSLTAPVGDAQLNTMTISLGVAGMPQHGETAAAVLQAADAALYRAKQGGRNRVEIAA, from the coding sequence ATGGAACAGTCGTCCCCTTCACCTGCACCCGCCACCCCTTTGCGCCTTCTGCTGGTTGAAGATAGCGCAGTCGACGCCGAGCTGGTATTGCGCGCACTTGCGCGCGGCGGCTATGACGTCACGTCCGTGCGCGTTGAAACCGAAGAGCAGATGCGCGCAGAGCTGGCGCGTGTCGAGTGGGATGTCATCATCGCCGACTACCACCTGCCGACCTTTGACGGCATGGCGGCGCTGAAACTCCTGCAATCCAGCGGCAAAGCGATTCCGTTTATTCTCATTTCCGGCACCGGTTCCGAGGAGACGACAATTGAGGTCGTCAGGGCAGGGGCGCGCGATTATGTCCGCAAAGACCGGCCTGACCGCCTGGTGGCCGCGGTGCGGCGCGAACTGGATGCTGTCCGCGTTCAGCGTATTCAACCGGTATCGGGCGTGCCTGCCGCGCCGCGTCTGTGGCGCCGCATCGGGATTGCGTCCCGCCTGCTCGTCGGTTTTATCGTGGCCACGTTCTTGTTGACGGCGTTGGGCCTCTGGCACGCCGTCGTGTACAGGCGAGTGACCGAGCGCGCCGTGACGGCTGAAGCGGAGCAGATCGCGCGCTACTTGAGCATAAGCATCGCCCAACTGGATGAAAAGAGCGGGACGCCTGACGTGGCCTTCGACCGGCCCACCGTACTGCAGGAGTTGGTGGAAGATTGGACGCGATTGCACAAGCGGGACATCGAGATCGTTGACGCGCAGAAGCGCATTGTCGCAGGAGTGATTACAAAAGACATCGGGACGATGTTTACGCACGACACGAGCAATGAGGTGGCGCTGACCATCCGGGATGGCCGGGCGCGCGCGTTCATTGAAAAGAGCGCGGACTATCCTGCCGGCATCCGCCAGATGGTCGTGTCGATCAGGGCCGGCAATGGGAAGATCGTGGGCGCGCTGCTGTTCGATTACACCACGCTGTACCAAAGCGAAATGCGGGAGTCTGCCGCCCACGCGCGCTGGTTCATGAGCGCCGGTCTATTGATGTTGGCTGCCATTGCAGGTATCGGCTGGGTGACGGCGCGGTCGGTTACGAAGCCGCTCCATCACCTGCGCGCCGCCGCCAACCGATTGGGACGACAGGAACTGGATGCGCCGATCTCGATAGACCGCGCCGATGAAGTCGGCGAACTCGCCGCCGCATTCGAAGGGATGCGCGTCAATCTGGTCGCCGCACTGCACGCGCGGGCTAATCTGGAACGGACACTCGCCGGCAGCAATCGGGCCCTGCGCAGGCTGGTCAATACCGCGCCCATCGCGGGTATGGTGTTCAATTTCGACGGCGTCGTGCGGATGTGGAGTCGCGACGCCGAACGGTTGTACGGCTGGGGTGAAGAGGAGGTCCTGAACCGGCCCGTGCCGGGGATTCCACCCGATAAGCGCGATGAATTCGAGGCGTTGTGCAAGCGGGTTACAGGCGGCGAGGTCATTACCGGGTATGACACGACGCGACTGAAAAAAGACGGCACACTGATGGACGTGGCGCTGTCGTGTGCACCGTGGGTCGATTCGCGCGGCGATATGACGGGCGTCCTTTCAATTGCCATCGATAACACCGACCGCAAACGAGCGGCCGCCGACCTGGCCGCCGCCCATACCGAACTGGCTCACGTGTATGAGACGACGAAGGATCTCGCCTCGCGGTGGGAGGCGCTCTTTACGCTGAGCCGGCTGTTGAACCGATCGCTCAAGCTCGATGAGGTCTTCGAGACGTTCGCCCGGGCGGTGGAGTCGTACGTCCCGTATGATCGCCTGGGGGTGATTCTCTTGGAGGGTGACCAACTCACCGTCGCCTACAGCGTCGCTCACCCGCCACTTGTCTCCCACCAGGGACAGAGCTGGCTAAGAGCGAGCGATACAGCGGTCGAGTGGATGCTCACCCACGGGGAGCCCCGGATTGTGCGCGATCTGGGCATAGAGATCGGGTTTCGCGATGAGATCTTTCTGGCGCAGGAAGGGGTCCGGTCCGCCCTTGGATTGCCCCTCATCGTCGGAGGCGAGGTACTGGGGGTCTTCTTCCTCGACAGCCTGACAACCGGGACCTACGCCTCACGAGATATGGAGCGTCTGCTCCCCCTGGCTGATCAGGTGGCCATTGTCATCGAACACAGTCGGCTCTGGAGTTCGGTGCACCATCAGGCCGAAGAGCTGGCACGGGAGGTCGAAGAGCGCACGCGGGCAGAGACGGCGCTCCGCGCGGCGAACGCGGAAATCACCGCGTCGATGCGCGCGCTGGAACATCGGGCGACGGAACTGTACCTGCTGCGCGAAATGACCGATCTGGTGCAAAGCAGCATCGACGCCGATGAGGCGTACGATGTTGTGCAGCGCTATCTGGCGCGGCTGTTTCCTCGGAAGACCGGCGCGCTCTATCTGGCCTTGCCCTCGCTGAACATGCTGGAAAAAAGGTCGACATGGGGCGAGCGCGCGGCTCACCTGACGCCGGTCTTTGCGCCGGAAGACTGTTGGGCGCTGCGGCGCGGGAGTGTCCATCAGGTGCGCGCCGACCGAGGAGATGCGTTGTGTCGTCATACGCCCGCCGCCGAGGGGGCTGAGCGCCTGTGCATCCCGTTGCTGGCGCACGGGGAGGCGCTGGGCATCCTGCATTTCTGCCGCTGCGGGGGCGACGACACAAGCGTGGCGGAGCAGGCCTTCGTCACCATGGCGGAGACCGTTGCCAGCAGTCTCAGCCTCTCCATCGGCAACCTGCGGCTACGCGAAGCCCTGCGCGAGCAATCGATCCGCGACGCCTTGACGGGCCTGTTCAATCGCCGCTATCTGGACGAGACGTTGCCGCGCGAAATTCTGCGCGCCAGACGCGCGGGATCGACGCTGGGCGTGATCATGTTGGACATCGACCATTTCAAGCAGCTCAATGACACGCGCGGGCACGATGCGGGCGACGCGGTCCTGTCGGCGCTCGGCAGATTCTTGCAGAACCACGTCCGCGGCGACGATATCGCCTGTCGCTACGGCGGCGAAGAGTTTACGCTTATTCTCCCCGGCGCGTCGCCCGACATGGTGCGCGAGCGCGCGGAGCAGTTGCGTGTCGGCGCGCAATCGCTGACGGCGCCTGTTGGCGATGCACAATTGAACACGATGACGATCTCGTTGGGCGTCGCCGGTATGCCGCAGCATGGCGAGACGGCGGCGGCAGTGCTGCAGGCGGCGGATGCGGCCCTCTATCGCGCCAAGCAGGGCGGCAGAAACCGCGTCGAGATCGCCGCGTAA
- a CDS encoding methyltransferase type 11 → MTAQTNRSDVGSHVAAVYNAMLAEYDQIEHQFYFAECYQVYRDTVEWIVHERPDGLAIDLGCGTGKQTVLLARRAGRVVGIDISDQMIEAARRRCDGRPNVDLVTGDITRLPFEDGCAHAMVAYGDVIGHNFTAVDVVLREMVRVCAPRGLISFEVDSKWCPDLLYLPKELWQAMTTRGGHLREWKEMQFKTFTWPELTRLLQTHNLRLVEVRSMNILTMLFPPSLLFRSRQEAPRFDALFRPVMALDLALGKVLRCGSTRIVTVQKP, encoded by the coding sequence ATGACTGCTCAGACGAACCGGTCCGATGTCGGCTCTCATGTGGCGGCTGTTTATAACGCCATGCTGGCGGAGTACGACCAGATTGAGCACCAGTTTTATTTCGCCGAATGCTATCAGGTCTACAGAGACACGGTCGAATGGATTGTTCACGAGCGGCCGGACGGCTTGGCCATTGACCTCGGGTGCGGAACGGGGAAACAGACGGTCCTGCTGGCACGGCGAGCCGGGCGGGTGGTCGGGATCGATATCTCGGATCAGATGATCGAGGCGGCGCGCAGGCGATGCGACGGCCGACCCAACGTTGACCTTGTGACCGGCGACATCACGAGACTGCCGTTCGAGGACGGGTGCGCCCACGCCATGGTCGCCTATGGCGATGTCATCGGCCACAACTTCACCGCCGTCGATGTGGTGCTGCGAGAGATGGTCCGGGTCTGCGCTCCGCGCGGTCTCATTTCGTTCGAGGTCGATTCGAAGTGGTGTCCTGACCTGCTCTATCTTCCGAAAGAGCTGTGGCAGGCCATGACGACTCGGGGCGGGCACCTGCGGGAGTGGAAAGAGATGCAGTTTAAGACCTTCACATGGCCTGAGCTGACGCGCCTGTTGCAGACGCACAATCTAAGGCTGGTTGAGGTCCGGAGCATGAACATCCTGACCATGCTGTTCCCCCCATCGCTGCTTTTTCGCTCGAGGCAGGAGGCCCCCCGTTTTGATGCCCTCTTCCGTCCCGTAATGGCCCTCGATCTGGCGCTGGGGAAGGTCCTGCGGTGCGGCTCCACCCGAATCGTGACGGTGCAGAAACCGTGA
- a CDS encoding alanine dehydrogenase: MVIGVPKEIKEAENRVAIIPAGVKAMRAHGHRVLVQRGAGDGSGLPDEAYVKAGAELVGDPSAIYGEADLIYKVKEPIYPECEMLREGQILFTFLHLAPMSELTKRLLARRVVAMAYETVETPDGRKPLLEPMSEIAGRMAIHIGAYYLATPYGGRGVLIGGVPGVPPATVVILGGGTVGANAAKVAAGMGAWVYLLDVDQARMRHLDEILPENVTTLISNQMSVEECARRADILIGAVYISGARTPKLVTREMVTLMKPGSVIVDVAIDQGGCIETSHSTSHSDPVYVVDGILHYCVANMPGAFARTSTFALTNVTLPYVLRLADSGWRRAILEYPELSLGLNVALGHVTHPAVADAHGLAYLPPLEAAKG, translated from the coding sequence ATGGTTATCGGGGTCCCAAAAGAGATTAAAGAGGCTGAGAACCGGGTGGCGATCATACCGGCCGGCGTGAAGGCCATGCGGGCGCATGGACATCGGGTGCTGGTCCAGCGTGGGGCCGGGGACGGCTCCGGTTTGCCGGACGAGGCCTATGTCAAGGCAGGGGCGGAGCTGGTGGGCGATCCAAGCGCCATCTATGGCGAAGCCGATCTCATCTATAAGGTCAAGGAACCTATCTATCCCGAGTGCGAGATGCTTCGGGAAGGACAGATACTGTTCACCTTCCTGCATCTGGCCCCCATGTCTGAACTGACCAAACGACTCCTGGCGCGGCGGGTGGTGGCGATGGCGTATGAGACCGTAGAAACGCCGGACGGTCGAAAACCGCTGCTGGAGCCGATGAGCGAGATCGCCGGGCGGATGGCGATTCATATCGGGGCGTACTATCTGGCCACTCCGTATGGCGGCCGGGGTGTGTTGATCGGGGGAGTGCCAGGGGTGCCCCCTGCCACCGTGGTGATTCTCGGCGGTGGAACTGTCGGGGCCAACGCCGCGAAGGTGGCGGCGGGTATGGGCGCCTGGGTCTATCTGTTGGACGTGGACCAGGCTCGCATGCGCCACCTTGACGAGATCCTTCCCGAAAATGTCACGACCCTCATTTCCAATCAGATGAGCGTCGAAGAGTGCGCGAGGCGAGCCGACATTCTGATCGGGGCCGTCTACATCTCCGGGGCGAGAACCCCCAAGCTGGTGACCCGCGAGATGGTCACGCTCATGAAGCCGGGATCGGTCATCGTCGATGTGGCCATCGACCAGGGCGGCTGCATCGAGACCAGCCATTCCACCTCCCACAGCGATCCCGTCTATGTCGTGGACGGCATCCTGCACTACTGTGTCGCCAACATGCCCGGCGCCTTCGCCAGAACCTCGACCTTTGCCCTCACCAATGTCACCCTTCCCTACGTCCTTCGGCTTGCCGACAGCGGGTGGCGCCGGGCTATCCTGGAATACCCGGAGCTGTCGCTCGGACTGAATGTGGCCCTCGGCCACGTCACCCATCCCGCCGTAGCCGACGCGCATGGCCTGGCCTACCTGCCGCCCCTGGAAGCGGCAAAGGGTTAG